TCAAAATAACAGCCAAAACCTACAAAGGAGACAGTGATTGTGTGAACAGGAAAGCAGCATCGTTTCATATATAATATTTATTTAATGTATGTCGATATTGCAATGCATATAATCGCATCCTGATTTTAGTAGGCCAGGGGAATGTTATTTAAGGCAGCGACGATAAAACAAACTGAAAAGCGGGTAACCGTTCTTTCAATGAACGGTTATTTTTCATGCTTAAATTTAAATTTTTCCTTGAGAGAAAATAGCGTTGCTGTACTTAGTACTATATGAGATGAGGTGGCATTAGCCTAAACAATTCAGATGATTTTATTTGTCGCATAAGAAGGAGGAACTTTTATTGTTACCATTAATTAAGGAATTTCGTCTAAACCAAAAGCTTACTTCTTATTTAAAATTAATCCTAGTGGTCATTATTCTTGCCGCAGCTATTGTTCCCGTCGCCCCTTCACGGGCACATGCTTTTTACGGAACGGGAAACGGTACGGAACAGAACCCTTATATCATCACGACAGCGGCGATGCTGGATGGTATCAGGACTAATCCGAACGCTTATTACAAATTGGGTGCTAATATCCAATTAACGGATTGTACTTGGAACCCGATTGCCAATTTCTCGGGTGTGTTCGATGGGAACGGATACACGATTTCCGGCTTGACGATTAATCAGCCCTTGTCAATGAATGTCGGTTTTTTGGGCAATTTAATGGCTACAGGTATTGTTCGTAACGTTCGGTTAATGGATGTTAACATAATCGGAAATAGGAACGTAGGAAGTGTTACTGGTACAAGTTTCGGTCAAATCAGTAATGTATTTGCATCCGGCAGTGTAGAAGCGCTCGGAGAGGGCACCTATGATTATGCGAGTGGTCTGGTCGGGTGTTAACAACGCGTCGATTACTAAGTCTATATCGGCTGTCAACGTGAGGGGAGCCAAATCTACTGGATATGTTGGAGGAATTGCAGGCTATAATATTCAAGGCACCGTCAGCCAAAGTTATGCGACTGGCCAAGTGGATGGACTGTCCCGCGCTGGTGGTTTAGTCGGATACAATTCTAACGGAACCGTGAGCAATTCTTACTCAACGGGTTCAGTCACAACGACCTTCAACCGAGCTGGAGGACTTGCTGGACAAAATGCTGGCTAGGTAACAAACAGCTATTCCAAAACAACGGACACATCACTTTCACATCAGGCGAAGATTTCGTTATTTATGATTGACCTTTCGAATAGGCCAATAACAGCTGGAACTGGGATGAACTTCCTATAAGCAACCTTAGTTTGTTTATCGCTTATGTTGCTTAAGTTTTTATCGAAAAACGCTCATGGTACGGCTTCTTATAACAGAAAAGGTGGGGCTATATGCTGATAGTGGGTATGAGGATTTACAATATACATTTGATTGTTTTCCCCTGAATGATTAATATAATGGACAATGTCATAAACCTACCGTATTAAAAAAAGAGATGAGGATTACGATGAATAAAGCAAAGATTCTTATTATCGAAGATGATGCCCCGATTGCCGACTTGCTTTCGTACGGGCTTTCTATAGAGGGGTTCCAGACACGCACAGCGGCCAGTGGAGCAACGGGAATGCATGAGCTGCAGTCGTTTCAGCCCGATTTGCTGCTGTTAGATTGGATGCTACCTGACCAGAGCGGTCTAGACATTTGCAAAAAGGTGACAACGGACTATAACATACCGATCTGCATGATTACAGCCAAATCGGACATTACCGATAAAATTCTAGGCCTTGAATTCGGTGCCGATGATTATATTACCAAGCCTTTTGATCTGCGCGAAGTTGTTGCACGCATTCGAACCATTTTGCGCAGAGTGGAGCAGGCGAACAGCTCGGACAGGGAAGAAGCCACGAAAGCCGTCATTCGGTTTGACAATATTGAAGTGATCGAAGAAGAACGACTCGTCCAAATAGAAGGCCGTCCTGTTGAATTGACCCCCAAGGAATTTGATCTGCTTATGATGCTGGTTAAACATCAGGGCAAAACCTTTACACGTTCCGAACTGCTTGATCTGGTGTGGGGCTATCATTTTGTCGGAGATACCCGTACGGTTGATACGCATATCCAGAGACTCCGCAAAAAGCTAGACGCCACCGAATGCATTACTACCGTCTTCGGAATCGGGTACAAATTTAAAAAAATGGGTG
The Paenibacillus peoriae DNA segment above includes these coding regions:
- a CDS encoding GLUG motif-containing protein; the protein is MIMRVVWSGVNNASITKSISAVNVRGAKSTGYVGGIAGYNIQGTVSQSYATGQVDGLSRAGGLVGYNSNGTVSNSYSTGSVTTTFNRAGGLAGQNAG
- a CDS encoding response regulator transcription factor yields the protein MNKAKILIIEDDAPIADLLSYGLSIEGFQTRTAASGATGMHELQSFQPDLLLLDWMLPDQSGLDICKKVTTDYNIPICMITAKSDITDKILGLEFGADDYITKPFDLREVVARIRTILRRVEQANSSDREEATKAVIRFDNIEVIEEERLVQIEGRPVELTPKEFDLLMMLVKHQGKTFTRSELLDLVWGYHFVGDTRTVDTHIQRLRKKLDATECITTVFGIGYKFKKMGG